In Prevotella sp. oral taxon 475, one DNA window encodes the following:
- the folP gene encoding dihydropteroate synthase, with protein sequence MNVFPTLSFRGKLADAADFPLVMGILNATPDSFYIGSRVQTEAEVARRANQIVEEGGRIIDIGAFSTRPGGVQVSQEEEMERLRLALKTVRREQPETLVSVDTFRPEVARMSVEEFGADLINDVSEGGITGIANVPLEEETGDYPTMFRMVARLGVPYILMSVQPTLRKMLIGFAKEVQQLHELGVKDIIIDPGYGFGKTLEQNYQLLSEAEKLTVLGLPILVGVSRKSMIYKQTGGDATTALNGTTVVHTISLMKGASILRVHDVKEAVETVELVGKMRAEGEKKREEMHCESKDKDNR encoded by the coding sequence ATGAACGTGTTTCCCACATTATCTTTTAGAGGAAAATTGGCAGATGCTGCCGATTTTCCTCTTGTCATGGGGATTCTCAACGCCACGCCCGACTCGTTTTACATCGGTAGCAGGGTGCAGACAGAAGCCGAAGTGGCACGTCGGGCGAACCAAATCGTGGAAGAAGGCGGGCGAATCATCGACATAGGAGCCTTCTCTACGCGGCCTGGTGGCGTGCAAGTGTCCCAGGAAGAGGAGATGGAACGGTTGCGGCTGGCCTTGAAAACAGTGCGGCGCGAACAGCCGGAGACACTTGTCTCGGTGGACACCTTTCGTCCGGAAGTGGCCCGAATGAGCGTAGAAGAATTTGGAGCAGACCTCATCAACGATGTATCCGAAGGCGGAATCACAGGCATTGCCAATGTTCCGCTGGAAGAGGAGACAGGCGATTACCCGACGATGTTTCGCATGGTGGCCCGTTTAGGTGTGCCTTACATCCTCATGTCGGTACAACCCACACTGCGAAAAATGCTCATCGGTTTTGCCAAAGAAGTGCAACAGCTACACGAACTCGGTGTGAAAGACATCATCATCGACCCCGGTTACGGATTCGGAAAGACCTTAGAGCAGAACTATCAGCTCCTGTCCGAGGCTGAAAAGCTCACCGTCCTGGGGCTACCCATTCTGGTAGGCGTATCGCGTAAGTCGATGATTTACAAACAAACGGGCGGAGATGCCACGACGGCCCTTAACGGAACAACCGTTGTCCACACGATTTCTCTGATGAAAGGAGCCTCGATTCTGCGTGTACACGACGTAAAAGAAGCGGTAGAGACGGTCGAGTTGGTGGGCAAGATGAGGGCAGAAGGAGAAAAGAAGAGAGAAGAAATGCATTGCGAATCAAAGGATAAGGATAACAGATAA
- the pckA gene encoding phosphoenolpyruvate carboxykinase (ATP): MAKFDKSILEKYGITGTTEVVYNPSYEVLFEEETKSGLEGFEKGQLTELGAVNVMTGIYTGRSPKDKFIVDDENSHDTVWWTSDEYKNDNHRASKEAWLAVNKLAKAELSNKRLFVVDGFCGANKDTRMKIRFIVEVAWQAHFVTNMFIKPINQEELDQEPDFIVYNASKAKVENYKELGLNSETAVVFNVTTKEQVILNTWYGGEMKKGMFSMMNYYLPLKGIASMHCSANTDLEGKNTAIFFGLSGTGKTTLSTDPKRLLIGDDEHGWDDNGVFNFEGGCYAKVINLDKESEPDIYGAITRDALLENVTVDANGKIDFTDGSTTENTRVSYPINHIKNIVKPISAGPAAKQVIFLSADAFGVLPPVSILTPEQTKYYFLSGFTAKLAGTERGITEPTPTFSACFGQAFLELHPTKYAEELVKKMEKNGAKAYLVNTGWNGTGKRISIKDTRGIIDGILSGAINQAPTKTLPIFNFEIPTVLEGVATNILDPRDTYADAAQWDEKAKDLAARFIKNFKKYEGNEAGKALVAAGPKL; this comes from the coding sequence ATGGCAAAGTTTGATAAGTCCATACTCGAAAAGTATGGTATTACAGGGACAACAGAAGTGGTTTACAACCCCTCTTACGAGGTGCTGTTCGAAGAAGAGACCAAATCCGGTCTCGAAGGTTTTGAAAAAGGTCAGCTCACAGAGCTGGGTGCCGTGAACGTAATGACGGGTATCTATACCGGACGTTCGCCTAAAGACAAATTTATCGTTGACGATGAGAACTCGCACGACACCGTTTGGTGGACATCCGACGAATATAAGAACGACAACCACCGGGCTAGCAAAGAGGCTTGGCTGGCTGTTAACAAACTGGCTAAGGCCGAACTCTCTAACAAACGCTTGTTTGTGGTAGACGGTTTCTGCGGTGCCAACAAAGACACCCGCATGAAAATCCGCTTCATTGTGGAAGTGGCTTGGCAGGCACATTTCGTAACCAACATGTTCATTAAGCCCATTAACCAGGAAGAACTCGACCAAGAGCCCGACTTCATTGTCTACAATGCGTCGAAAGCTAAGGTGGAAAACTACAAGGAATTGGGCCTGAACTCTGAGACTGCCGTGGTGTTCAACGTAACAACCAAAGAGCAGGTGATTCTCAATACCTGGTATGGCGGCGAGATGAAGAAGGGTATGTTCTCCATGATGAACTACTATCTGCCCCTCAAGGGTATCGCTTCGATGCACTGTTCGGCCAATACCGACCTCGAAGGAAAGAACACTGCGATCTTCTTCGGCCTCTCGGGCACGGGTAAGACAACCCTCTCTACCGACCCGAAACGTCTGTTGATCGGCGACGACGAGCATGGATGGGACGACAATGGCGTGTTCAATTTCGAAGGCGGATGCTATGCAAAGGTGATCAATCTCGACAAAGAGAGCGAGCCCGACATCTATGGTGCCATCACACGCGACGCTCTTCTGGAGAACGTTACTGTAGATGCCAATGGCAAAATCGACTTCACCGACGGTAGCACCACCGAGAACACACGTGTTTCTTACCCCATCAACCACATCAAGAACATCGTGAAACCCATCTCGGCAGGTCCCGCTGCAAAACAGGTCATCTTCCTGAGTGCAGACGCATTCGGCGTTCTTCCTCCCGTATCGATCCTTACTCCCGAGCAAACCAAATACTACTTCCTCTCCGGTTTCACTGCTAAGTTGGCCGGAACAGAGCGTGGTATCACCGAACCTACACCCACTTTCTCGGCTTGTTTCGGACAAGCTTTCCTCGAACTTCACCCCACTAAGTATGCAGAAGAACTGGTGAAGAAGATGGAAAAGAACGGAGCGAAGGCTTATCTCGTGAATACCGGCTGGAATGGAACGGGCAAACGTATCTCCATCAAGGATACACGCGGTATCATCGACGGCATTCTGAGTGGTGCAATCAACCAGGCTCCCACCAAAACCTTGCCGATCTTCAACTTTGAGATACCTACTGTGCTCGAAGGCGTTGCTACCAACATCCTCGATCCTCGCGATACGTATGCAGATGCTGCTCAGTGGGACGAGAAAGCCAAAGACTTGGCTGCCCGCTTCATCAAGAACTTCAAGAAATATGAAGGCAATGAAGCAGGTAAGGCACTGGTTGCTGCCGGTCCGAAGTTGTAA
- the cdaA gene encoding diadenylate cyclase CdaA, which produces MFFDFGIKDIIDIVLVALMLYYLYRLMKESRSLNIFIGIMFFVLIWLLVSQVFEMRLLGGILDKLVSVGVVTLIILFQEEIRKFLYTLGAHQRMRGIMRFFYTGDNKAKEDKETIIPIVMACMAMARGKVGALIVIERGAPLDDIVDTGDLIDAKINQRLIENIFFKNSPLHDGAMVISKKRIKAAGCILPVSHNQDIPRSLGLRHRAAMGISQSSDAVAVIVSEETGNISVSIGGKFRLRLSAEELESILTEEAFS; this is translated from the coding sequence ATGTTTTTCGATTTCGGTATAAAAGACATCATCGACATCGTGCTTGTGGCACTGATGCTCTACTATCTCTATCGCCTGATGAAAGAGTCTCGCTCGCTGAACATCTTCATCGGCATCATGTTCTTTGTGTTGATATGGCTCTTAGTGAGTCAGGTTTTCGAGATGCGGCTGCTTGGTGGCATTCTCGACAAGCTGGTAAGCGTAGGTGTTGTGACGCTGATCATCCTCTTTCAGGAAGAGATTCGCAAGTTTCTTTACACCCTTGGAGCTCACCAAAGGATGCGGGGCATCATGCGATTTTTCTATACGGGCGACAACAAAGCCAAGGAAGACAAAGAGACTATCATCCCAATTGTGATGGCCTGCATGGCGATGGCGCGCGGAAAGGTGGGTGCCCTCATCGTCATCGAACGCGGAGCACCGCTCGATGACATTGTAGACACGGGCGACTTGATTGATGCCAAAATCAATCAGCGGCTCATCGAGAACATCTTTTTTAAAAATTCCCCCCTACATGATGGAGCGATGGTCATCTCGAAGAAGCGCATCAAGGCAGCGGGGTGCATCCTTCCCGTGTCGCACAATCAAGACATTCCCCGTTCGTTGGGGCTCCGTCACCGTGCAGCCATGGGCATTTCGCAGAGCAGCGACGCTGTGGCGGTGATTGTTTCGGAAGAGACGGGTAATATTTCGGTTTCCATCGGCGGAAAATTTCGTCTGCGCCTCTCGGCCGAAGAATTAGAGAGTATTCTCACGGAAGAGGCATTCAGTTAG
- a CDS encoding YafY family protein — protein sequence MKHQLLLLLTENKDYSTSELAERLGVSRRQIYNDFENLKRLGFQLMKTGTKYRLDRKSPFFKRLHENIALTEPEAAYVYRLLDSVPHPDYLTRNIQSKLERFFSLDTKTHVGQRKQAERNAALLQEAIERHKVVVLKAYSSPSSHTVSDRLVEPFLFLNGSWDVRCYELKTHTNKTFKTTRAASVEICDADWTHEQHHKAVYTDIFMFIGEERFPVKMHLGQLARNLMIEEFPLSEPFITPTERPDVWLLEMEVASFVGIGRFVLGLYDDICVLGSPDFKAYLERKVARMQDVAKSIN from the coding sequence ATGAAACATCAACTACTCCTACTCCTGACCGAGAACAAAGACTACTCTACGAGCGAGCTGGCCGAGCGATTGGGCGTGAGTCGACGCCAAATCTACAACGATTTCGAGAACTTGAAACGACTGGGTTTTCAACTTATGAAAACCGGAACGAAGTATCGGCTCGACCGCAAATCTCCTTTCTTTAAACGACTGCACGAAAACATCGCCCTCACCGAGCCGGAAGCCGCCTACGTCTACCGACTGCTCGACAGTGTGCCTCACCCCGATTACCTCACCCGCAACATCCAGTCGAAGCTCGAACGCTTCTTCAGCCTCGACACGAAGACCCACGTTGGGCAACGCAAACAGGCCGAGCGCAATGCTGCCCTCTTGCAAGAGGCCATCGAGAGGCATAAGGTGGTGGTGCTGAAAGCCTATTCTTCGCCCAGCAGTCACACCGTGTCCGACCGTTTGGTGGAGCCCTTTCTCTTTCTCAACGGTAGTTGGGACGTGCGCTGTTACGAGTTGAAGACCCACACCAACAAAACTTTTAAAACCACAAGAGCCGCCTCCGTAGAGATATGCGACGCCGATTGGACGCACGAACAGCACCACAAAGCCGTCTATACCGACATCTTTATGTTCATCGGAGAAGAGCGTTTCCCGGTGAAGATGCACCTGGGACAACTCGCACGCAACCTGATGATAGAGGAGTTTCCCCTTTCCGAGCCTTTTATTACGCCCACAGAGAGGCCCGATGTCTGGCTTCTCGAGATGGAGGTAGCCAGTTTTGTGGGCATCGGTCGCTTTGTTTTGGGGCTCTACGATGACATCTGCGTGTTGGGTAGTCCCGACTTCAAAGCTTATTTGGAAAGGAAAGTGGCCCGAATGCAGGATGTCGCGAAGTCGATCAACTAA
- the upp gene encoding uracil phosphoribosyltransferase — protein MKIINFSEQNSIINQYLAEIRDVEYQKNRLLFRNNILRIGEMEAYEISKTLDYASKSISTPLGTAEVAVPTDKIVLATIFRAGLPFHNGFLNIFDHAGNAFVSAYREYIDEQHTKVGIHVEYLATPNLEGKNLIIADPMLATGGSMELGYKALLTKGTPKQVHVACVIASPEGIEHIQKTFPHDRTTIWCAAIDPGLNEHQYIVPGFGDAGDLCYGEKL, from the coding sequence ATGAAGATCATCAATTTCAGCGAGCAAAATTCGATTATCAATCAGTATCTGGCCGAGATTCGCGACGTGGAATATCAGAAGAACAGACTCCTTTTTCGCAACAACATTCTACGCATTGGCGAGATGGAAGCATACGAGATCAGCAAGACGCTCGACTATGCTTCGAAGTCTATTTCCACTCCCTTGGGTACGGCAGAGGTGGCTGTTCCTACCGATAAAATCGTGCTTGCAACGATATTCCGTGCCGGATTGCCTTTCCACAACGGTTTTCTCAACATCTTCGATCATGCCGGCAACGCTTTCGTTTCTGCTTATCGAGAGTACATCGACGAGCAACACACCAAGGTGGGCATCCATGTGGAGTATTTGGCAACCCCGAATCTTGAAGGAAAAAACCTCATTATCGCCGACCCGATGTTGGCAACGGGCGGCTCGATGGAGTTGGGTTACAAGGCTCTTCTCACCAAAGGAACACCCAAACAGGTGCATGTGGCCTGCGTGATTGCCTCGCCCGAGGGTATCGAACATATCCAAAAGACTTTCCCTCACGACCGAACCACCATTTGGTGCGCCGCTATCGACCCGGGACTCAACGAGCATCAATATATCGTTCCGGGGTTCGGCGATGCCGGAGACCTCTGTTACGGCGAGAAGCTATAA
- a CDS encoding carboxypeptidase-like regulatory domain-containing protein, whose amino-acid sequence MMKRRLFIALLLSLTFVLGIDAQKSDSKGRYSVHITLVEKGSNEAIVMGNCLLQPLGAYATTNADGKATIANVPAGSYTLQTTYVGFEELKTQVLVTKDLDLRLQLTPTSLALKEVVVTAKQNVAGASTASIIGRQAIDHLQATSLADVMQLVPGQLMGMPTSRCARRCSCAVCRITARVLLVRASS is encoded by the coding sequence ATGATGAAGAGAAGACTTTTTATCGCTCTCCTACTGTCGCTGACGTTTGTTTTGGGCATCGATGCCCAGAAAAGCGACAGCAAAGGGCGATACAGCGTGCACATCACGCTGGTAGAAAAAGGCAGCAACGAGGCCATCGTGATGGGCAATTGCCTACTGCAACCGCTGGGAGCGTATGCCACCACGAATGCAGACGGAAAGGCAACCATCGCGAACGTGCCGGCGGGAAGCTACACGTTGCAGACCACTTATGTGGGTTTCGAGGAACTCAAGACGCAGGTGCTGGTGACGAAAGACCTCGACCTGCGGCTACAACTCACGCCCACGTCGTTGGCATTGAAGGAAGTGGTGGTGACGGCCAAGCAGAACGTGGCGGGCGCTTCCACAGCTTCTATCATCGGTCGGCAGGCCATCGACCATCTCCAAGCCACGAGTTTGGCAGATGTGATGCAGTTGGTGCCGGGGCAGTTGATGGGAATGCCGACCTCACGGTGCGCACGCCGTTGCAGTTGCGCAGTTTGTCGTATAACAGCACGAGTGCTTTTGGTTCGAGCATCATCGTAG
- a CDS encoding aminotransferase class V-fold PLP-dependent enzyme, whose protein sequence is MYNLSFIRADFPILSRQVYGRPLVYLDNGATTQKPLCVLDAMRDEYLNVNANVHRGVHYLSQQATDLHEAARETVRAFINARSTNEIVFTRGTTEGINLIASSFCEALMQPGDEVIVSEMEHHSNIVPWQLQAARRGIALKVIPINDRGELLLEEMDALFTPRTRLISIAHVSNVLGTVNPIAEIVRRAHSHGVPVLVDGAQSAPHFQVDMQALDCDFFTFSGHKTYGPTGVGVLYGKEEWLDRLPPYQGGGEMIETVAFEKTTFAALPFKFEAGTPDYIATHGLAKALDYLTRLGMNNIERHEQELTNYCTQQLKAIDGMRLFGEAEHKDAVVSFLLRDIHHLDMGTLLDRLGIAVRTGHHCAQPLMTRLKVSGTVRASFGLYNTREEVDALVEGIRRVETMF, encoded by the coding sequence ATGTATAACCTCTCTTTCATACGGGCCGATTTCCCCATTCTCTCTCGCCAAGTGTACGGCCGACCCTTGGTCTATCTCGATAATGGAGCCACTACGCAGAAGCCGCTTTGCGTTCTCGACGCGATGAGAGACGAGTATCTCAACGTCAATGCCAATGTGCACCGCGGCGTGCACTATCTTTCTCAACAGGCAACCGACCTACATGAGGCCGCCAGAGAGACCGTTCGGGCTTTCATCAACGCCCGTTCCACAAACGAAATCGTCTTTACCCGCGGCACCACCGAGGGCATCAACCTCATTGCATCCTCGTTTTGCGAGGCCTTGATGCAGCCCGGCGACGAGGTGATCGTCTCGGAAATGGAACACCATAGCAACATTGTGCCGTGGCAGTTGCAAGCCGCACGCCGCGGAATCGCCCTGAAAGTGATTCCCATCAACGACCGCGGAGAATTGCTTCTCGAAGAGATGGATGCACTGTTTACCCCTCGCACCCGACTGATCAGCATCGCTCACGTGAGCAATGTCTTGGGAACGGTGAACCCGATTGCCGAGATCGTTCGTCGGGCACACAGTCATGGCGTGCCGGTGCTGGTAGATGGGGCGCAGAGTGCTCCGCATTTCCAGGTGGATATGCAGGCGTTAGACTGCGATTTCTTCACCTTCAGCGGCCACAAAACCTACGGACCGACGGGCGTTGGCGTGCTTTATGGCAAGGAAGAGTGGCTCGATCGCTTGCCACCTTACCAAGGTGGGGGCGAGATGATTGAGACGGTGGCCTTCGAGAAAACCACGTTTGCCGCCTTGCCTTTCAAATTCGAGGCCGGAACCCCCGACTATATCGCCACCCATGGCTTGGCAAAGGCTCTCGATTATCTCACCCGTTTGGGGATGAACAACATCGAAAGGCACGAGCAGGAACTCACCAACTATTGCACCCAACAGCTGAAAGCCATCGACGGAATGAGACTCTTCGGCGAGGCCGAGCACAAAGATGCCGTAGTGAGTTTTCTGCTTCGCGACATCCATCACCTGGATATGGGCACGCTGTTAGACCGTCTTGGCATCGCCGTTCGCACGGGACACCATTGCGCTCAACCGCTGATGACGCGCCTGAAAGTCTCAGGAACCGTGCGTGCCTCTTTCGGATTGTATAATACCCGCGAAGAGGTGGACGCTCTCGTAGAGGGCATACGCCGCGTAGAAACCATGTTTTAG
- a CDS encoding redoxin domain-containing protein: MKKTFLTLLTTVALLGTGEVKAANGVLQVKGTLKNFGDSALVFIHTPGEAGTRKDTVLLKDGKFSFSLKINKVSDVEFVSPDVVRGAKGKYLTFIAVPNETMELNGDANESFTITGSKFYKEFREIDLAVESAQKELDDFIRSLNTRMEKGESQEVLMKEYEEKSPILKAKVTNASIDFIKKHPGYEANVYTIAQLHDLEEMEAAVKLLAPAVREGRMKPYYEVRLNQLREKKESEERAAKMQAAGVEAPNFTLNDLNGQPLSLSSLRGKYVVLDFWGSWCGWCIKGFPKMKEYYAKYKGKFEILGIDCNDPLEKWKEAVKKHELPWLHVYNTKESKVLSEYAIQGFPTKIVIGPDGKIVKTVVGEDPAFYTLLDELFGK, translated from the coding sequence ATGAAAAAAACATTTCTTACACTCTTGACAACCGTTGCTCTCTTGGGAACGGGCGAAGTAAAAGCAGCCAACGGTGTGCTGCAAGTAAAAGGAACGCTCAAGAATTTTGGCGATTCGGCCCTCGTCTTTATTCACACTCCGGGAGAGGCGGGAACCCGAAAAGACACCGTTCTGCTGAAAGACGGTAAGTTCAGCTTCAGCCTTAAAATAAATAAGGTATCGGATGTAGAGTTTGTTTCGCCCGATGTCGTTCGTGGAGCGAAAGGCAAATACCTCACTTTCATCGCCGTTCCCAACGAAACGATGGAGTTGAATGGCGATGCCAACGAGTCGTTTACTATCACAGGGTCGAAATTCTACAAAGAGTTTCGCGAAATAGACCTGGCCGTAGAGAGTGCACAGAAAGAACTGGACGATTTTATTCGCTCACTCAACACCCGCATGGAAAAGGGCGAAAGCCAGGAGGTTTTGATGAAAGAGTATGAAGAAAAAAGCCCCATTCTGAAAGCAAAGGTAACGAATGCCAGTATCGACTTTATCAAGAAACATCCCGGCTACGAAGCCAACGTCTACACAATTGCCCAACTGCACGACCTGGAAGAGATGGAAGCAGCCGTAAAACTGCTCGCTCCGGCAGTGAGAGAAGGGCGAATGAAACCCTATTATGAGGTACGACTCAATCAGCTTCGCGAGAAAAAAGAGTCGGAAGAACGGGCGGCCAAGATGCAAGCAGCAGGTGTAGAGGCTCCCAACTTTACGCTCAACGACCTGAATGGACAGCCGCTGAGCTTGTCGAGTCTACGTGGCAAATACGTGGTTCTCGACTTTTGGGGCTCATGGTGCGGCTGGTGCATCAAGGGTTTCCCGAAGATGAAAGAGTATTATGCCAAATACAAGGGCAAGTTTGAGATTCTTGGCATCGACTGCAACGACCCTCTTGAAAAGTGGAAAGAGGCCGTTAAGAAGCACGAACTGCCTTGGCTACACGTCTACAACACAAAAGAAAGCAAAGTTCTGAGCGAATATGCCATTCAAGGTTTCCCCACCAAGATTGTAATAGGTCCCGATGGAAAAATCGTAAAGACGGTGGTGGGCGAAGATCCAGCCTTCTACACCTTGTTGGATGAGCTCTTCGGCAAGTAA
- a CDS encoding TonB-dependent siderophore receptor, whose amino-acid sequence MRTPLQLRSLSYNSTSAFGSSIIVDGVPISNNGEVTQGGYSSTAAVGTDLRQVSADNIEQVEVIRGIPSAEYGDLTSGLVVVHSKTGVTPWMVRAKMNPELQNYSLGKGFALGRAGIVNLNADYAKAWGDPQMKTRSYNRYTFGVGYGLDITREWHTETKLRYMRMRDWSGNDPDAVDDGTSNDSRNFTFGLTHNGRLSLNRLLVRTLSYTVGLSLNRLDTRNTTYRGNASGLIPLITARETGYFSVPWKTSSYLATGITESRPGSFYAKVGDAFYLKAGPTRQSFKLGAEYHCDWNSGRGYYNADESLPYAPNSNGQPRAFSDIPALHQLSLYGEDHFNWNLNQVHRLRVQLGLRFTSQQPFSAIATTSLSPRLNISFSLTPWLDLRGGFGLNAKTPSLAYLYPDKKYDDRVSANYMPPSDPAAQLLVYHTQVYDVKRSTEMKNATTTKVELGLDFRLPHQRQLSLLAYQDRTPNGFGPVTEYTAYRYNYYAPGSGLILSPGAATMLDPAHPAQTFTVMTTTGKVGNTLSSLNRGVEFSLDLGRISALNTTLELSGAYTESKSWSTDLNSASPRPALLPSSYTIYGFSPFKVIYPSGKDFSRYRRFLNTLRIVTAIPALRLVASFSAQVIWHNYSYSFTADREPIGWITTDLVRHEITPSMAGGYIALDGTYHDTKPASGDAIKISDLSVKTSDNQPATSPITWNLMGRLTKELGKLGGLSLFVNNLMFYEPFLRSDQTATLSQRNTGTFGYGIELYLKL is encoded by the coding sequence GTGCGCACGCCGTTGCAGTTGCGCAGTTTGTCGTATAACAGCACGAGTGCTTTTGGTTCGAGCATCATCGTAGACGGCGTTCCCATCTCGAACAACGGAGAGGTGACACAAGGAGGATATTCTTCCACGGCAGCCGTGGGAACAGACCTCAGACAGGTCTCGGCCGACAACATCGAGCAGGTGGAGGTAATTCGTGGAATCCCCTCTGCCGAGTATGGCGACCTGACTTCGGGGCTCGTTGTGGTGCATTCGAAGACGGGTGTAACGCCCTGGATGGTCCGCGCTAAGATGAATCCCGAGTTGCAGAACTACTCTTTGGGCAAGGGATTTGCCTTGGGACGTGCAGGCATCGTCAATCTCAACGCCGATTATGCCAAGGCTTGGGGCGACCCGCAGATGAAGACTCGCTCGTACAATCGTTACACTTTCGGCGTGGGTTATGGCTTGGACATCACTCGGGAGTGGCACACGGAGACGAAGCTTCGCTATATGCGAATGCGCGACTGGTCGGGTAATGACCCCGATGCCGTGGACGACGGCACATCAAACGATAGTCGGAACTTTACGTTCGGCTTGACCCACAACGGCCGGCTCTCGCTCAACCGCCTTTTGGTCCGCACCCTTTCCTACACCGTGGGCCTGAGTCTGAACCGTCTTGACACACGAAACACGACCTATCGCGGCAATGCCTCGGGACTGATTCCTCTCATCACGGCTCGTGAGACGGGCTATTTCAGCGTGCCGTGGAAAACCTCTTCGTATCTGGCCACGGGCATCACCGAGAGCCGACCGGGAAGTTTCTACGCCAAAGTGGGCGATGCTTTTTATCTGAAAGCCGGGCCGACACGACAGAGTTTCAAGCTGGGGGCCGAGTATCACTGCGACTGGAACAGCGGCAGAGGCTATTACAACGCCGACGAAAGTCTGCCTTATGCGCCCAATTCGAACGGACAGCCGAGAGCCTTCTCCGATATTCCCGCGCTGCATCAGCTCTCTCTCTACGGGGAAGACCACTTCAATTGGAACCTCAATCAGGTGCATCGGCTGCGTGTTCAGTTGGGCTTGCGATTCACTTCTCAACAGCCATTCTCCGCCATCGCTACCACTTCGCTCTCGCCACGGCTGAATATTTCGTTCTCATTGACACCCTGGCTCGACCTGCGCGGCGGTTTCGGACTCAACGCTAAGACGCCGAGCTTGGCTTATCTTTATCCCGATAAGAAATACGACGACCGCGTTTCGGCCAACTATATGCCCCCCAGCGACCCCGCTGCACAGCTGTTGGTGTATCATACGCAGGTGTATGACGTGAAGCGATCTACCGAGATGAAGAACGCTACGACAACCAAGGTGGAGCTGGGGCTCGACTTCCGTCTACCTCATCAGCGGCAACTTAGTCTTCTGGCCTATCAAGATCGCACGCCCAACGGCTTTGGTCCCGTGACGGAATACACCGCCTACCGCTACAATTACTATGCTCCGGGAAGCGGACTGATCCTCTCTCCCGGTGCAGCTACGATGCTCGACCCTGCTCATCCTGCACAAACCTTCACCGTGATGACCACCACGGGCAAGGTGGGCAACACTCTTTCGTCGCTCAATCGGGGCGTTGAGTTCAGTCTCGACCTGGGTCGAATCTCCGCACTCAACACGACTTTGGAACTGAGTGGAGCCTATACGGAGAGCAAATCCTGGTCGACCGATCTCAATTCTGCCTCTCCTCGCCCGGCTCTTCTGCCCTCCTCCTACACCATCTACGGTTTTTCGCCCTTCAAGGTGATTTATCCCTCGGGCAAAGACTTCAGTCGTTACCGCCGTTTCCTCAACACCCTGCGCATCGTTACGGCTATTCCTGCCCTGCGATTAGTGGCTTCGTTCTCAGCGCAAGTTATCTGGCACAACTACAGTTATTCCTTTACAGCCGACCGCGAACCCATCGGTTGGATCACCACCGACCTCGTTCGCCACGAAATTACGCCCTCGATGGCCGGCGGATACATTGCTCTTGATGGCACGTATCACGACACGAAACCCGCCAGTGGCGATGCCATTAAAATTTCCGATCTTAGCGTCAAGACCTCCGACAATCAGCCTGCGACTTCGCCTATCACGTGGAACCTGATGGGTAGGCTTACCAAAGAACTGGGAAAGCTGGGCGGACTCTCGCTCTTTGTCAACAATCTCATGTTCTACGAGCCTTTCCTGCGTAGCGATCAGACGGCAACATTGAGCCAAAGAAACACCGGAACCTTCGGCTACGGCATCGAATTATATCTCAAACTGTAG
- a CDS encoding ribonuclease HII: MLQNHFYDNLIEAGCDEAGRGCLAGDVYAAAVILPADYSHPLLNDSKKLSAKQRYLLRQEIERDAVAWAVGVATAEEIDQINILNASILAMHRALDALHVRPEAVIVDGNRFQPYHDLPYTTVVKGDGKFLSIAAASILAKTYRDDYIDRLAEEYPVYDWKTNKGYPTKKHREAIEKHGICPFHRKTFQLLRK; this comes from the coding sequence ATGCTTCAAAATCATTTTTACGACAACCTCATAGAAGCCGGCTGCGACGAAGCCGGCAGAGGCTGTTTGGCCGGCGATGTATATGCCGCGGCTGTGATTCTGCCTGCCGACTACAGTCATCCTTTGCTCAACGACTCGAAGAAACTCTCCGCCAAACAGCGGTATCTACTTCGCCAAGAGATCGAACGCGACGCCGTGGCATGGGCTGTTGGGGTGGCCACGGCCGAGGAAATCGACCAAATCAACATTCTCAACGCCAGCATCCTGGCCATGCATCGCGCCTTAGACGCACTGCATGTGCGCCCCGAAGCGGTGATTGTAGACGGCAATCGCTTTCAACCCTATCACGATTTGCCCTATACAACGGTGGTGAAAGGCGACGGAAAGTTTCTCTCTATCGCAGCGGCCAGCATCCTGGCCAAGACCTATCGCGACGACTACATCGACCGACTGGCTGAGGAATATCCCGTTTACGACTGGAAAACCAATAAGGGCTATCCCACCAAAAAGCACCGCGAGGCCATCGAGAAGCATGGCATCTGCCCCTTTCATCGCAAAACATTTCAGCTTCTTCGCAAGTAA